From the Oncorhynchus keta strain PuntledgeMale-10-30-2019 unplaced genomic scaffold, Oket_V2 Un_scaffold_5833_pilon_pilon, whole genome shotgun sequence genome, one window contains:
- the LOC127929217 gene encoding tubulin polymerization-promoting protein family member 3-like, which produces MAESTDLERLMNSFKKFAIHGDTKATGKEMNGKNWAKLCKDCKITDGKNVTGTDVDIVFTKVKAKTSRVITYEEFQRALEELAPKRFKGQSKEEALTSVYKLIEGKEPTNVGVTKMAKTAAVDRLTDTTKYTGSHKERFDESGKGRGKGGREELVEETGYVGSYKNAGTYEEKTKAK; this is translated from the exons ATGGCGGAGAGCACAGATCTGGAGCGGCTGATGAACTCCTTTAAGAAGTTCGCGATCCACGGAGACACCAAGGCCACAGGGAAGGAGATGAACGGGAAGAACTGGGCTAAACTGTGTAAAGACTGCAAGATCACCGACGGCAAGAATGTCACCGGCACTGACGTGGATATCGTTTTCACGAAAGTCAA AGCGAAGACGTCCCGGGTGATCACCTACGAGGAATTCCAGAGAGCCCTGGAGGAGCTGGCCCCTAAGAGGTTTAAAGGTCAGAGCAAAGAGGAGGCCCTAACGTCTGTCTACAAGCTGATAGAGGGCAAGGAGCCCACCAACGTAGGAGTCACG AAAATGGCGAAGACAGCCGCAGTGGACAGACTGACGGACACCACCAAGTACACAGGCTCCCACAAAGAGCGCTTCGACGAGAGCGGGAAGGGGAGGGGTAAGGGCGGGCGGGAGGAGCTGGTGGAGGAAACGGGATACGTCGGCTCCTACAAGAACGCCGGAACCTACGAGGAGAAAACCAAGGCTAAGTAG